One window of Cellulomonas shaoxiangyii genomic DNA carries:
- a CDS encoding cell division protein CrgA has translation MPESKSRKKPAFTPPPSTPSAPKPLPRWYLPVSLGLMILGLVWLVVTYLSPGAAYPVPGIGQWNLAIGFGIIVVGFGMLTRWR, from the coding sequence GTGCCCGAGTCGAAGTCTCGCAAGAAGCCCGCGTTCACCCCGCCGCCCAGCACGCCGTCGGCGCCCAAGCCGCTGCCGCGCTGGTACCTGCCGGTCTCGCTCGGCCTCATGATCCTGGGCCTGGTGTGGCTGGTCGTCACGTACCTGTCCCCCGGTGCCGCCTACCCGGTGCCCGGCATCGGTCAGTGGAACCTCGCGATCGGGTTCGGGATCATCGTCGTCGGCTTCGGGATGCTCACGCGCTGGCGCTGA
- a CDS encoding peptidylprolyl isomerase translates to MFATIHTTAGDIRVELYENHAPRTVENFVGLSTGAIEWTDPSTGAPRTDPLYKDVVFHRVIPGFMIQGGDPLGSGRGGPGYQFDDEIHPELTFSEPYLLAMANAGKRMDPVTGRVGGTNGSQFFISVAPVTWLNGKHTIFGKVADDASRQVVDAIASTPTRPGDRPVQDITITSISVED, encoded by the coding sequence ATGTTCGCCACCATCCACACGACCGCCGGTGACATCCGGGTCGAGCTCTACGAGAACCACGCGCCGCGCACCGTCGAGAACTTCGTCGGCCTCAGCACGGGCGCGATCGAGTGGACCGACCCGTCGACGGGCGCGCCCCGCACCGACCCCCTGTACAAGGACGTCGTCTTCCACCGCGTCATCCCGGGCTTCATGATCCAGGGCGGCGACCCGCTCGGCTCCGGCCGTGGCGGCCCCGGCTACCAGTTCGACGACGAGATCCACCCCGAGCTCACGTTCTCCGAGCCCTACCTGCTCGCCATGGCCAACGCCGGCAAGCGGATGGACCCGGTGACGGGCAGGGTCGGCGGCACCAACGGCTCGCAGTTCTTCATCTCCGTCGCGCCCGTGACCTGGCTCAACGGCAAGCACACGATCTTCGGCAAGGTCGCGGACGACGCGAGCCGCCAGGTCGTCGACGCGATCGCGTCGACCCCGACGCGTCCGGGTGACCGCCCGGTGCAGGACATCACGATCACGTCCATCTCCGTGGAGGACTGA
- a CDS encoding rhomboid family intramembrane serine protease yields the protein MAEAARTGPEQRTVLGGRARGGRPVVTMTIIGLCLVSYVLQWTVPGWTDRWVFSPVAGAFEPWRFLSAAFLHAPNQLLHIVFNMVALWMVGPYLEQALGRLRFTTLYLLSALGGSVAAVLLAPALGDWYQGMVGASGAVFGLFGAVLVVLRRLGGDARSILGVIVLNVVLGFVLPGIAWQAHLGGLVVGAVLGAAYAYAPRERRALVGVLAPVLVGVVLVGSALALYGAYGLV from the coding sequence GTGGCCGAGGCGGCCCGCACCGGGCCCGAGCAGCGCACCGTCCTCGGCGGGCGCGCCCGCGGCGGGCGTCCGGTCGTCACGATGACGATCATCGGGCTGTGCCTCGTCAGCTACGTGCTGCAGTGGACCGTCCCCGGGTGGACCGACCGGTGGGTGTTCAGCCCGGTCGCGGGGGCGTTCGAGCCCTGGCGCTTCCTCAGCGCGGCGTTCCTGCACGCACCGAACCAGCTGCTGCACATCGTCTTCAACATGGTGGCGCTGTGGATGGTCGGGCCGTACCTCGAGCAGGCCCTCGGCCGGCTGCGCTTCACCACGCTCTACCTGCTGAGCGCGCTGGGCGGTTCCGTCGCCGCCGTGCTGCTCGCCCCGGCCCTGGGGGACTGGTACCAGGGCATGGTCGGGGCGTCCGGCGCCGTCTTCGGCCTCTTCGGCGCCGTGCTGGTGGTGCTGCGCCGCCTCGGCGGCGACGCGCGGAGCATCCTCGGCGTCATCGTGCTGAACGTCGTCCTGGGCTTCGTCCTGCCGGGCATCGCGTGGCAGGCGCACCTGGGCGGGCTGGTCGTCGGCGCCGTCCTCGGGGCGGCCTACGCGTACGCGCCGCGCGAGCGCCGCGCGCTCGTCGGCGTGCTCGCTCCCGTGCTGGTCGGCGTCGTGCTCGTCGGGTCCGCGCTCGCCCTCTACGGCGCGTACGGGCTCGTCTGA
- a CDS encoding class E sortase, translating into MTQGATRHRTAGDAPGHARTGAPARRGRAVAYGVVGVLGELLITLGVLLLGFLVWQLWWTDVEGDRDQAEIVRELDYEAPPVAPAGDDAPLVAVPRRDEPPPPAVEPAHAETIATLQVPRWVGEPERPISQGTDRPTVLDVLGIGHYPGTAMPGGLGNFALAGHRVTYGKPFNRIEELQTGDALVVRTADTWYVYRVTGSEVVLPKDVRVIAPVPNEPGVEPTERYITLTTCHPMYSARERFVVHGVLDYWAPVSSGTPAELLGTA; encoded by the coding sequence ATGACGCAGGGCGCGACCCGGCACCGCACCGCCGGCGACGCACCAGGGCACGCACGCACGGGTGCGCCGGCCCGGCGTGGCCGGGCGGTCGCGTACGGCGTCGTCGGCGTCCTCGGGGAGCTGCTGATCACCCTCGGTGTGCTGCTCCTCGGCTTCCTCGTCTGGCAGCTGTGGTGGACCGACGTCGAGGGCGACCGCGATCAGGCCGAGATCGTGCGGGAGCTGGACTACGAGGCGCCGCCGGTCGCACCCGCCGGGGACGACGCCCCGCTCGTCGCCGTGCCGCGCCGCGACGAGCCGCCCCCGCCCGCCGTCGAGCCCGCACACGCCGAGACGATCGCGACCCTGCAGGTGCCGCGGTGGGTCGGCGAGCCCGAGCGGCCGATCAGCCAGGGCACCGACCGGCCGACCGTGCTGGACGTGCTCGGCATCGGCCACTACCCCGGGACGGCCATGCCCGGCGGCCTCGGGAACTTCGCCCTCGCGGGGCACCGCGTGACGTACGGCAAGCCGTTCAACCGCATCGAGGAGCTGCAGACGGGCGACGCGCTCGTCGTGCGCACCGCCGACACCTGGTACGTCTACCGGGTGACCGGCAGCGAGGTCGTGCTGCCCAAGGACGTGCGCGTCATCGCGCCCGTGCCGAACGAACCGGGCGTGGAGCCGACCGAGCGGTACATCACGCTGACCACGTGCCACCCGATGTACTCCGCGCGCGAGCGGTTCGTCGTGCACGGCGTGCTCGACTACTGGGCGCCCGTGTCGAGCGGCACGCCGGCCGAGCTGCTGGGCACGGCATGA
- a CDS encoding DUF881 domain-containing protein, giving the protein MSQRAHRVAGETAPAVERTRRARVGRGAVAVGAVLGLSGTLFTVSARTADAGADRHPQDLGELSRQQAANVERMSVEVDALRSDVERLAAEQNAVSGYALPTPSAADLVEGGSVPVVGPGLTVVLDDAPADAQRESLNPDVLVVHQQDLQAVMNALWAGGAEAMGLMDQRVVSTSAFWCVGNVLRLHGRVYSPPYVVRAIGDPQALRAGLDASPAVRGYVRDSVDVGLGWDVAADERIELPAYSGATELSSARVPGGIEVLPGLPTQPDAFPARGAEPTEETAS; this is encoded by the coding sequence GTGAGCCAGCGGGCGCACCGGGTGGCGGGGGAGACCGCACCGGCCGTCGAGCGCACCCGCCGCGCGCGCGTCGGCCGCGGCGCGGTGGCCGTGGGGGCCGTCCTCGGCCTGTCCGGGACGCTGTTCACCGTCAGCGCCCGCACCGCCGACGCCGGCGCCGACCGCCACCCGCAGGACCTCGGTGAGCTCTCGCGGCAGCAGGCCGCCAACGTCGAGCGGATGTCGGTCGAGGTCGACGCGCTGCGCTCGGACGTCGAGCGCCTGGCCGCCGAGCAGAACGCCGTGTCCGGGTACGCGCTGCCCACCCCGTCGGCCGCCGACCTGGTGGAGGGCGGGTCCGTGCCCGTCGTCGGGCCGGGGCTGACGGTCGTCCTCGACGACGCGCCCGCCGACGCGCAGCGCGAGAGCCTCAACCCCGACGTCCTGGTCGTCCACCAGCAGGACCTCCAGGCGGTCATGAACGCCCTGTGGGCGGGCGGTGCCGAGGCGATGGGCCTGATGGACCAGCGCGTGGTGTCGACGAGCGCATTCTGGTGCGTCGGCAACGTGCTGCGCCTGCACGGCCGCGTGTACTCGCCCCCCTACGTCGTGCGGGCCATCGGCGACCCGCAGGCGCTGCGCGCCGGCCTGGACGCGTCGCCGGCCGTGCGCGGCTACGTGCGCGACTCGGTCGACGTGGGCCTCGGGTGGGACGTCGCCGCCGACGAGCGCATCGAGCTGCCCGCGTACTCCGGTGCCACCGAGTTGTCGTCGGCCCGCGTGCCGGGTGGCATCGAGGTCCTGCCCGGCCTGCCCACCCAGCCCGACGCCTTCCCCGCACGGGGCGCGGAGCCGACCGAGGAGACCGCGTCATGA